The following proteins are co-located in the Pyrobaculum calidifontis JCM 11548 genome:
- a CDS encoding transcription factor, with the protein MAEEERTVERAHVEERGGRQILIIRWNTGKTSAGRLFGRYGVGGRPDFFRLLFGAIAGSLREKFGPQGEEIFGKIRDSEGFRRSSREMFDALKEWFFNEVAPRYGLDKGDIFMIITEVEVDLASGELKWQKDKTEFYYWVRSDKCKPAAPKGCEQLAEENARLRQEVEQLRRELAQIREKLANLLKS; encoded by the coding sequence ATGGCAGAGGAGGAGAGGACGGTGGAGCGGGCGCACGTAGAAGAGCGGGGAGGTAGGCAGATACTAATCATAAGGTGGAACACTGGCAAGACGTCGGCAGGGCGGCTCTTTGGAAGATACGGAGTAGGCGGGAGGCCCGACTTCTTTAGACTTCTCTTTGGCGCAATTGCCGGCTCGCTTAGAGAGAAGTTTGGGCCTCAGGGCGAGGAGATCTTTGGCAAGATAAGGGACTCAGAGGGCTTTAGGAGGAGTAGCCGTGAGATGTTTGACGCACTGAAGGAGTGGTTTTTCAACGAAGTTGCCCCACGCTACGGGCTCGACAAAGGCGACATATTTATGATTATAACAGAGGTGGAGGTGGATTTGGCAAGCGGCGAGTTGAAGTGGCAGAAAGATAAGACGGAGTTCTACTACTGGGTTAGAAGCGACAAATGTAAACCAGCGGCGCCTAAGGGTTGCGAACAGCTTGCCGAGGAAAACGCGCGGCTAAGGCAAGAGGTAGAACAACTCAGGCGCGAGTTGGCACAAATAAGAGAAAAACTAGCCAATCTGCTAAAGTCCTAG